The sequence below is a genomic window from Ipomoea triloba cultivar NCNSP0323 chromosome 10, ASM357664v1.
ccaaattggttaattttttcaaagtcgaggatttaattgggcaagaaaaattgtcgaggaccaaagtggtgaaatcccaatagtcgagagaccaaatcggtaattaactcaaaaattaatactaataaagaacaaagtgtttgttactaaTAAAGAACAAACTGACACAGATATTTGTTAGCCAAAAGTTAAATGCGGAAATGTAAATGGCAGAACATAAAGATATAGCACAAAAggcaactaattaaaaatacagagtaatatatTAACATTGCCAACAACCAATTAATGCATAAGAACCAAATGATGAGATAATCAGAGTCACCATATTTAAGTAATAAACTGTATGTACCTGCTCCATTTCTGTTGGACCGTTGTTTTGTTCAGTGACACTATCTCCATGCTCACTATTAGCTTGATTCTCACCATCTGTACCCATTTTATCTTCTTTAGCATCATCCTTCTTGAAGCTAGTATCATAATCACCAATGATGAGATCTGCAGGAAGCTGGCCAGACTTTAAAGCCTACAAAAGTTTTAAATGATTACTAACTTGTCTAAACTGTAGAAAGCACAAGGCTTAAAATAAgagataaaaacaaaaatctttcGCACCTACTCAAGCCTTGCAACCTCTTCAAGAGTTTGTGAATTTACAATGGCAACTTGCATATAAAGTTTTTACCAAACTAGTTGAAATATCATGTCAATGAGAAATGATAGGAAAATGACTGGctgcaaaattatttttaaaaatacagaGTATTAAGATAGATGATgccctctcttttttttttcttttttttttttttccttttttccttttttcctttttttggaAAAGGATTGGTGCAGTAAATAGTGTTGGAAAATGAACATCATACACCATTAACACACACATAGCATAGTAAGGAACACGAGATGCAAATAGATTATTGCATTAAAAGACATGGGTGCATGTACTCAAATGAACATCCACCAACCATATACATACAAAGTATTTCGAATGGACTTTCAATTAAAATAAGCAAACTCTTATAGACAAAGCAGTTAACTGTACCTTAATCACAATTGCGCAAACTCTGGTGTAGGTGCAATTGCGCAAAGACTTTCAATTAAAATAAGCAAACTCTAGTGTAGGTATAATTGCGCAAAGACTTCAACTTGTGTATGACATGCAAGCAGTCATGGGGTTTCTTAGTGATATTATTATCAAGTAGACTTAGGAACTGCAGCTTCTGGAGTGATGGCAACGGATCAGTTTCAGCCAAATTAGTGAGCCTGTTGTTAGTAAGAACTAAGGTATGCAATTTCGGCAAAAACACTGCAATACCCCATATTTAGGTAAAGATTTCCATAAGTAAACTTTCTTATGGAACTGCATCTACATTAGATGTTGTTCTCGGCTTCTCACCCTAATGCTATCACTATATGAAAGTATATCCAGTTTTACTATACTCTTCCTATCACCAAAGTTTAATATGCTCACTAAATCCAAACACCTTTTCAATTGATTTGAGGGAAGAAAAAGGCACTAATAAAATGCTCAAGGTGATCAACTCATCACacaaacacataaataataGCAACAAATTTCAATGGCTACACAATCTCATTTTGATAATTCCACTAAACATACACTGTGAtatcaattaaagaaaataattaaactaatcaaccaaacactatgaTATCAATATTTTAGAGCTTTGgttaaaaatatgatattttattgTCTATCTCAAATAATTGTTTCATGATGATGATTAGGGTACCCAACATACAATGTCGTATGGAGTGATCTTATCACTATTTGTATCTATCAATCATGCTTTCTAAAAATTGAGTATCAATTCAGATACACGTCATATATTCTTTTAGATAATTAAAATATCACATGGTGATATATAAATGCACACAATTGCCAATAtaagataattataaaatatcttCTGTGAGAAAAACACTTATCTCGCATCTTCAGTATGTTTGTCTGACAATTATATGGCCATCACTGGTCGTTATATGATGTTGGTAATTGCCAAAGTCGCTTTTTCACAAATTTCAAATTGGCAGGGATAGCAAAAAATATCACATATTTGTATTagataaaattgcaattaatcaaaattaggcaatgtgaaaaaaaaaacataaagacCTTGCCTTCTTAACATAATCGATATTCCAATATTAATAATGGAATTATGGCAATAATGGGCCATAAACCCATGTATGCAATAAATAGGCAGAAATAGCCCCATtgagaataaatttttttttttatctatgaCATATATTATCCCCATTTCTTATCACAATGTgactttgtttttttgaaagcaaaccaAATGGTGTATACTTATAATAAGACTAAAAAAAAGTCAGGATGGACAGAATCTCAAAATAACAAAGAGGTCTGAGCATGAGCCGAAACTGCTAGTGTATGAGCTATTACATTGCAAGACCTCGAGACAAAATTGGAATAACAACGAATAAATGAAGACATTAAAGCTCTACAACTATCAACCGAAAAGCTGAGATATGAGAGGAGATTAACTTGCACAACAGACAACTAGCGGTGAAGATTCGAGCAATCCGTGTAAATCTGAACTGAAAGAAAACTACGATCCTTGAGCCAAGATAAAGCCTCTTTGCAAACCAACGATTCAACCATAAGCGTGGAGAAACAACTCGTGAGATGACCGTTCGTAGCAGCCACAAATAGGCCCTCCGATGAGAAGATGACTGCTCCGTACGCTGCCTGCTTTGTCGTGGGGTTGAAACTAGCATCAAAATAGCACTTGGGGAGTTGTGACACCACTGCCTCATGCTGGGAGAGAGTAGGCTGCTGCCTGGAGTGCTCCTGCCCATGCACCTACCGCCATGAAGAAATCGCATGTGATGCTGTAAGCCATACACGCGATAGGCGCGGAAGTGCCACGTCCCAAACCACCATATTCCGTGCGTTCCGAATATGCTGCAAAACAGCCACAACCAGCTCAACAAACTCTGGAGATAAACAATTCATTACTACACTAAACCACAAAGGGAAATGGGTGTGAACCGCACTAGGCAATGGTAAGGGTATGTGGGACTCATGCCAAACTAATTGGGAAAAATCACACAAGTATAGTGCATGCATAACATCCTCATGACCAAGACCACACATAGGGCACATAGGATCTATATCTACCATcttttcaatcaaatttgagaTGGTAGGAAGGATTTCATCAGAGCTCTCCACAAAAAAGTCTTCCACTTTGGTGGGACCTTGATTTTCCACACAGAAATCCATTTATCTAAGCCAGCTTGCAACTCAAAATCTCCTACCATGATCCTGTAACCACTCTTTACTGTGTAGTATCCCCTTATGTCCCTAGGCTAATACCAAGAATCCATATAGGATGGGCTAACAGGAACCCTGGCTATGCGGTCAACATCTGCAGCACAAAATAAATCACTAAGGATAGACATGTCCCACGTTCCAGAAGTTCTATTAATCAGCCCCGAAACCTTAGAGCCATGCAAAGCCCGATGCATAGGAGTCTGAACCATTGGGTTTGGCTCATTAGGCAACCATGGGTGGCCCCAAATCAAAGTAGTAGTCCCATCACCAATTTTACGCCTTATGCCACCACACACTAGATCATGAGCAGCCATGATACTTCAGCAATAGAAACTTGGACAATGACCCACAAAAGCATCAATAAAAGAAGAGTTTGGAAAATACCTGGCCTTATAGACTCTAGCCACCAAAGAATGAGGGTTAGTTAGAAACCGCCAGGCTTGCTTACCCAGCATTGCCAGATTAACCTCTCAAGAGCCAAACATAATGAATCAGGTAATAAGAACACACTCATAGAAAAAGTAGGCATTGCCTGTGCCACACTTCTCAAGAGAATCTCCCTACCAGCCTGAGACAGGAACTTCTTATTCCAGGAACCCACTCGCTGTCTAAACTTGTCCTCAATATAAGAAAATACAAGTTTCTTATTTTTCCCCACGAAAGAAGGTAACcccaaatatttttcaaaattgctCGCCCGTGAAACCCCTAGAACCTGTGCCACTTCCTCCCTACTAGACTCCATTGTATTCCTACTAAAACAGACACTTGATTTTTGGAAATTAACTGCCTGACCAGAAAATCCCTCATAAACAAATAGGCAATGCTTAGTGACAACAGGCTATCATCAGCAAAGAATAAATGAGAAATAGGGGGAGCACGTCTAGCCACTTTACAACCATGGATAGAACCATTAACCTGAGACTGTTGCAACAACAAAGATAACCCTTCTGCACAGATAATAAACAAGTAGGGAGAAAGGAGATCATCCTGTCTCAAACCACGGGTGGGAAGAACTTGGCCACCATTCTCACCATTAACAAGGATATTATAGGACACAGAGGTAACACAAATCATAATCAAATCAACCCACCAAGGGGCAAACGCCAGCGCCAACAGCATTCCCCGCAAGAAGGACCACTCCATACGATCATATGCCTTAGCCATATCCAACTTTAATGCACCCCAACCAACCAAACCACACtgctttatatttaaaaaatgaccCACCTCTGCAGCTACTAAATTGTTGTCCATTTTAAGCCTATCAGGAATAAACGCGCTTTGGGATTCAGAGATTAGACCACCCAACATAGACTTCATCCTATTAGAAATCATCTTTGCCATTATCTTATAGACAACATTACACAAAGTAATATGCCTAAGATCAAACACTGATTCGGGGGCTACCTTCTTAGGTATTAGGACAACATTGGTATCATTTATACCATCAGCGAAAGAGCAAGAATAGagacaatttaacataaaatccAAGACATCCCTTCCCaccaaggatgacaaattggagcgaattagtgttggcatttaggaggttaaaaGACAAGAGTTGCAAGGATTACTAAGGAACACTTGGGTCATAGATTTGGGGGTTGCAAGGGTGTATTTAAACTAAACAAACTGAAAAGAACAAAGAGGTGTGTGACTTAGTTTGTCCAAATGATTGATTATCCATAGGGAATGTGGAAATGAGTTTCGGCAATGAACTCGGGAGTCACGGTATGaataccaagtgacgtcacacttggactctcaatcctcattcggttgaggcattttatcgaacaccatgcctaccactcctctcggaccttaTCCTTTCGGATGGAGGGCGGAgatgtagatgagttggactcgtgagaggctgctatcgcgcacacactcactttcctagagtctactatctatcccggccggaaatagaagcaaagcacaaagaacttcaaccacacaagactaaaCCCACTCCATCATTTTCACATTCATATGACAAAATTCAAGCATTAATCATAGGATCTAAcatggggcacacacacccctcaactaatctactcaagcattatcaaatcaaagattaaacaaagcaaaataacCAAATCAATCgattaaagttgcaatctttAAAGAACACAAGTTTTAGCAATATACCTAGGGATCAATGGAGCTACTCGATCTTTCTTTCATCCTTCATCTTGCTTCTTTAGTCTATGGAAATTCtatctatctaatctactctaaagaaaaggaaaaggatttcccccaaaggggagaaaacTCAAAGAACTTTATCTAAAGGGAATTGGGAATACCCTGAAAAACCTATAAAGGCCATATATATAGCCTCCGAAATCTTTCCCTAAttatttccgcgctgtgtcgcgtccacgcgcgtcaccacgcgtgtgggtgTGCGTGGGAGCATTCCAGTATGCAACCACGCGTGCCAACACGCGTGTTGGTGTGcatggtgaagtttgcttctgttgtcttcttctatgttatagctctcgacgatacggttccttagccacctgcctcgcctcattcggacattcctagctccgattacgtccgttttactgaggtgtcgccggaatgccttGCGAAATTTAagatttgtgcaaattatattgaaacacacatgattagtccctagacctatatgcaatgaaattaccctatcttagtatgtttttaggcctaatggacatctaacatagcatatttcacacctaaatgacccaAAAAACAcagctacttttggcacttatcaaagtttccacactttaactttgcttgtcctcaagcaattcacaattaaacactaatcatttaagtgccaaaggtagccgtgttactcaatcaattaacTGGTCTATCAACTATAGGGTGTAGTCAACGGAGTGGGTGAAATAACGCACAttatctacacagaatggtaaccacatgccatacatctaagaatatacaaacgaagcaaaacccctaAGGTCTCATTTGGACAATGCAACACACACACCCTTCATacaaccaagcatgcaatccaagtTAGATTCACCTTAGATTTTATAAAGGCCTTTAAGtcgagccccctagtgggaacgatgtgcacacctcaaccaacacttttcaactaaatgccaaagcccaacgagtaaaataagtgagggtaggggcatggaccgctcatcgccatggcttaggcgatctctctttcttctcaaccccctcagATCTCATTctcgggcgacccgacttcacatgaaTCTCCATGTTTTtttgaaggtcagtgcaatgggtgcctgaatccaagcggggcggctcacctcctctcaattttctcatctcctagaatctctttgggacaaccgacttcacgtggatctccacgcttatttgaagacggtgcaatggttgccccatatcctagcaagatggctaCCCTCGGATCTTATATCTAGGAGTGGCTAAACATTTTTCTTAAgccattttttttcaaactttcaccatttcaacccctcatgccttttacttgggaATCGGGATTTACTCACATTTCTCACcaaaggctcaccttttgccccatgccttACCAGGATTAGTTCAAATCCGGGCTTCGCTTttacttatctttctaaaattaaggggtgcacactcccacttcgagagatcattgactaaggtctaagcaaaataagaggtgaatatcatgcaagcattcaagaatttaaaactCATTTGGTCTAAGCAATTGCTTGGTaaagaaggggtacttcccatggatattcaaagagaatttttttttatttttggcatatgattaacattctccctagataatgtgaacaatgacacaTTCTCCAGATATCAAACACACCCATATGACAagaccaataaatcaatcaagcaaacaaGACATTATAAGCACAacgtgcgtcctttccacactttaaaacaaaaatcatcctcgatgttgccttgaggatcaagtggaacaaaggaacacggtcattcaaaatcaatcaaaccctttccacactttagaattggaaaacgaggcatgaaaaggtagaagggataagaggtttacaaccaagtaagcatcccttcatttccacactttaagcttccaacatctcttttgccttcgttctccaagctacatgaaacaatgttagcgcaagaagacaaccaattgacgtGCAATGGCCTGAAGGGAGTTCTTTTATTCATAATGAAAACATAAACCCTAAAACAAGGTaagtaattaaaacaaaa
It includes:
- the LOC116033173 gene encoding uncharacterized protein LOC116033173; this translates as MAKMISNRMKSMLGGLISESQSAFIPDRLKMDNNLVAAEVGHFLNIKQCGLVGWGALKLDMAKAYDRMEWSFLRGMLLALAFAPWWVDLIMICVTSVSYNILVNGENGGQVLPTRGLRQDDLLSPYLFIICAEGLSLLLQQSQPVVTKHCLFVYEGFSGQAVNFQKSSVCFSRNTMESSREEVAQVLGVSRASNFEKYLGLPSFVGKNKKLVFSYIEDKFRQRVGSWNKKFLSQAGREILLRSVAQAMPTFSMSVFLLPDSLCLALESIMAAHDLVCGGIRRKIGDGTTTLIWGHPWLPNEPNPMVQTPMHRALHGSKVSGLINRTSGTWDMSILSDLFCAADVDRIARVPVSPSYMDSWY